In Engraulis encrasicolus isolate BLACKSEA-1 chromosome 15, IST_EnEncr_1.0, whole genome shotgun sequence, the following proteins share a genomic window:
- the LOC134463592 gene encoding alpha-synuclein-like isoform X2, giving the protein MDVLMKGFSMAKEGVVAAAEKTKAGVEEAAAKTKEGVMYMGEKTKAGVAGGVNLVSNRGGEGIVGDGTVPAGDLSGQTGVENVAAGSNPAEYQGGMEQGGEGGEGY; this is encoded by the exons ATGGATGTTCTTATGAAGGGTTTCTCCATGGCCAAGGAGGGAGTGGTGGCCGCCGCAGAGAAGACCAAGGCAGGTGTAGAGGAGGCTGCTGCCAAAACCAAGGAGGGCGTCATGTACATGG GTGAGAAGACAAAAGCTGGTGTAGCCGGTGGTGTAAATTTAG TGTCCAACAGGGGTGGGGAGGGCATCGTGGGAGATGGCACAGTGCCCGCTGGCGACCTCTCCGGCCAGACAGGAGTGGAGAACGTGGCCGCCGGCTCCAACCCG GCGGAGTACCAGGGCGGCATGGagcagggaggagaaggaggagag GGTTACTAA
- the LOC134463592 gene encoding beta-synuclein-like isoform X1 gives MDVLMKGFSMAKEGVVAAAEKTKAGVEEAAAKTKEGVMYMGEKTKAGVAGGVNLVSNRGGEGIVGDGTVPAGDLSGQTGVENVAAGSNPDEAQIAYEAQAEYQGGMEQGGEGGEGY, from the exons ATGGATGTTCTTATGAAGGGTTTCTCCATGGCCAAGGAGGGAGTGGTGGCCGCCGCAGAGAAGACCAAGGCAGGTGTAGAGGAGGCTGCTGCCAAAACCAAGGAGGGCGTCATGTACATGG GTGAGAAGACAAAAGCTGGTGTAGCCGGTGGTGTAAATTTAG TGTCCAACAGGGGTGGGGAGGGCATCGTGGGAGATGGCACAGTGCCCGCTGGCGACCTCTCCGGCCAGACAGGAGTGGAGAACGTGGCCGCCGGCTCCAACCCG GATGAGGCTCAGATTGCCTATGAGGCTCAG GCGGAGTACCAGGGCGGCATGGagcagggaggagaaggaggagag GGTTACTAA